In Prunus dulcis chromosome 1, ALMONDv2, whole genome shotgun sequence, the following are encoded in one genomic region:
- the LOC117628969 gene encoding uncharacterized protein LOC117628969 gives MDSKDENVELINEAIKRLLEERKNRDASADDDDDCLLLSRLLSQVESLKGNERIQKPEALTKPGELTSSADGYQSKPKSESGGDKAGGDDGGSDEIDREEIIKELNKVKRQNTITHWLLSVMIVLTVAWQASEVTLLWKFKDGLSHPFKYFGDMLTGKGAGKDSEEHKKEVPPLPCLKIPELPHVELPDMSLTGEQH, from the exons ATGGATTCGAAAGATGAAAACGTGGAGCTGATTAACGAGGCCATCAAGAGGCTCTTAGAGGAGAGGAAAAACAGAGATGCCTcagctgatgatgatgacgacTGCCTCCTCCTCTCCCGATTGCTCTCTCAG GTAGAGTCGTTAAAAGGCAACGAGCGGATTCAGAAACCCGAAGCTTTAACGAAACCGGGAGAGTTAACTTCCTCTGCAGATGGGTATCAATCGAAGCCGAAAAGCGAGAGTGGTGGTGACAAAGCAGGCGGAGATGACGGTGGCTCCGATGAAATTGATAGAGAAGAGATAATCAAAGAACTTAACAAGGTGAAGAGACAGAACACGATCACCCACTGGCTTCTTTCCGTCATGATTGTGCTCACTGTTGCTTGGCAAGCCTCTGAGGTGACCCTTCTCTGGAAATTTAAAGACGGGTTGAGTCACCCGTTTAAATACTTTGGAGACATGCTCACAGGGAAAGGGGCAGGCAAGGACTCAgaagaacacaaaaaagaggTTCCTCCTCTCCCTTGTCTCAAAATTCCTGAGCTCCCTCACGTGGAGTTGCCAGATATGAGTCTAACTGGTGAACAGCATTGA
- the LOC117628942 gene encoding calmodulin-binding transcription activator 4 isoform X1, with protein MCTIMRMFSGYNINDLLQEAQTRWLKPAEVLYILQNHEKFTLASEPPQQPSSGSLFLFNKRVLRFFRRDGHHWRKKKDGRTVGEAHERLKVGNAETLNCYYAHGENNPNFQRRSYWMLDPAYEHIVLVHYREISEGKSSTGSFAQSPVSSSSFSHSPSSKTTQNRGSVSMISDLPEPYQNLSSPGSVEVNSDAAIKKNGRENPDKLYGTGESDSSAKFDVGQALRRLEEQLSLNEDSFNEFVDDNPNSDIMDRFNEFLDDTNGSDILEDHSDMTNQDQFTAFHGPEYVVHDQFYGGRVQMQDNTNNSGEHSQFIGQEFADRNKDSAPWKEVLDSCKPSSVVEPKEKCLYGLDTNEKLPSSFTSGPTEGQEHCQWLNSDGTNVKNFSLSLPEEVDSFKLSPYSSAMGTHSDYYTSLFEQGQTGTLDSDISLTVAQKQKFTIREISPEWGYATEATKVIIVGSFLCDPSDSAWSCMFGDVEVPAQIIQDGVLCCEAPPHLFGKVTICITSSNRVSCSEVREFEYRVKGSSGTNNSPPTETTKSAEELLLLVRFVQMLMSDSSMQNRDSVEPETLRRLKADDDSWDSIIEALLLGSGSASSNIYWLLEELLKDKLQQWLSSRSHGLDQTGCSLSKKEQGIIHMVAGLGFEWALNSILSCGVNINFRDINGWTALHWAARFGREKMVAVLIASGASAGAVTDPNSQDPIGKTPASIAAISGHKGLAGYLSEVSLTSHLSSLTLEESELSKGSAEVEAEITVNSISNRSLQGNEDQASLKNTLAAVRNAAQAAARIQSAFRAHSFRKRQHKEAGVSVDDYGISSDDIQGLSAMSKLAFRNPRDYNSAAVSIQKKYRGWKGRKDFLALRQKVVKIQAHVRGYQVRKHYKVICWAVGILDKVVLRWRRKGVGLRGFRHETQSSEESEDEDILKVFRKQKVDGAIDEAVSRVLSMVESPEARQQYHRMLERYHQAKAELGGTSGEADVPNSLDDTFNIEDIDMYQFP; from the exons ATGTGTACTATTATGCGTATGTTCTCAGGGTATAATATTAATGATTTGCTTCAAGAAGCTCAAACCCGTTGGCTGAAGCCTGCGGAAGTGCTCTACATATTACAGAACCATGAAAAGTTCACGCTCGCCTCAGAGCCCCCTCAACAGCCTAGTA GTGgatctttgtttctttttaacaAGAGGGTCCTTCGGTTCTTCCGTAGAGACGGGCACCATTGGCGTAAAAAGAAGGATGGAAGAACCGTTGGCGAAGCTCATGAACGACTTAAG GTTGGAAATGCTGAAACTTTAAATTGTTATTACGCACATGGAGAGAACAACCCAAATTTTCAGAGACGTAGCTACTGGATGCTAGATCC GGCATATGAGCACATTGTTCTTGTGCATTATAGAGAAATTAGTGAG GGAAAGTCCAGTACTGGATCTTTTGCACAATCACCAGtatcctcttcttccttcagCCATAGTCCGAGCTCTAAGACTACTCAAAATAGGGGCTCTGTCTCCATGATTAGTGATTTACCTGAACCTTATCAGAATTTATCAAGTCCAGGTTCTGTAGAAGTTAATTCAGATGCAGCcatcaagaaaaatggaaggGAAAACCCAGATAAGTTATATGGAACTGGGGAGTCAGATAGTTCAGCTAAGTTTGATGTTGGTCAAGCTTTGCGACGGCTCGAGGAGCAGTTAAGTTTGAATGAGGACAGCTTCAATGAATTTGTCGATGATAATCCAAATTCAGATATCATGGACAGGTTCAATGAATTTTTGGATGATACAAATGGTTCGGATATCCTGGAAGACCATAGTGATATGACCAATCAGGATCAGTTTACTGCCTTCCATGGACCAGAATATGTTGTACATGATCAGTTCTATGGTGGACGTGTTCAGATGCAAGATAATACAAACAATAGTGGTGAACATAGTCAATTTATTGGTCAGGAATTTGCAGATAGAAACAAAGACTCTGCACCTTGGAAAGAGGTTCTGGATTCATGTAAGCCTTCATCAGTTGTAGAGCCCAAGGAGAAATGCTTATACGGATTGGACACAAAT GAAAAGTTGCCATCTTCTTTCACGAGTGGACCAACTGAAGGTCAGGAGCATTGTCAGTGGTTAAATTCAGACGGAACTAATGTTAAAAACT TTTCTTTGTCATTGCCTGAAGAAGTTGACAGTTTCAAGCTTTCTCCATATTCCTCTGCGATGGGAACACATTCAGACTATTATACATCGTTGTTTGAGCAAGGCCAGACTGGAACTCTTGATTCAGATATCAGTTTGACTGTTgcacaaaagcaaaagtttACAATTCGGGAAATATCTCCAGAAtggggttatgccactgaggcCACAAAG GTCATCATTGTTGGATCTTTTCTGTGTGATCCATCAGATTCTGCATGGAGTTGTATGTTTGGTGACGTTGAAGTCCCTGCTCAGATCATTCAGGATGGTGTACTCTGTTGTGAAGCTCCTCCTCACCTTTTTGGGAAGGTGACTATCTGCATTACTTCAAGCAACCGGGTGTCCTGCAGTGAAGTCAGAGAGTTTGAGTATCGAGTTAAGGGCAGCAGTGGTACTAATAACTCGCCTCCAACAGAAACTACCAAGAGTGCTGAAGAGCTGTTATTACTTGTCAGGTTCGTTCAAATGCTCATGTCTGATTCATCAATGCAGAACAGAGATAGTGTTGAACCTGAGACCCTGAGGAGATTGAAAGCTGACGATGATTCATGGGATAGTATCATTGAGGCTTTATTACTCGGCAGTGGAAGTGCATCTAGTAACATATATTGGCTTTTGGAAGAGCTTTTGAAAGACAAGTTGCAGCAATGGCTTTCTTCCAGATCCCATGGACTTGACCAGACAGGTTGTTCCTTGTCCAAGAAAGAGCAAGGGATAATACACATGGTTGCTGGTTTGGGCTTTGAGTGGGCCTTAAACTCAATACTAAGTTGTGGAGTCAATATTAATTTCCGTGACATAAATGGATGGACTGCTCTGCATTGGGCCGCTCGTTTTGGAAG GGAAAAGATGGTTGCTGTACTTATAGCTTCCGGTGCATCAGCTGGAGCAGTGACGGATCCCAATTCCCAAGATCCAATTGGCAAAACTCCGGCATCTATTGCAGCCATCAGTGGGCATAAGGGACTTGCAGGCTATCTTTCAGAGGTCTCATTAACTAGCCATCTGTCATCCCTTACACTGGAAGAAAGTGAGCTTTCTAAAGGCTCCGCTGAGGTTGAAGCAGAAATAACTGTAAACAGCATCTCAAACAGAAGCCTTCAGGGCAATGAGGATCAGGCCTCACTTAAAAACACCTTGGCCGCTGTCCGGAATGCAGCTCAGGCTGCGGCACGCATACAATCTGCTTTCCGAGCACATTCTTTCAGAAAACGACAACATAAAGAAGCTGGTGTTAGTGTAGATGATTATGGTATCAGTTCAGATGACATTCAAGGGCTTTCAGCGATGTCAAAGCTAGCCTTTCGTAACCCACGTGATTACAATTCAGCTGCAGTATCTATTCAGAAGAAATATCGAGGCTGGAAAGGTCGCAAGGATTTCCTGGCCTTGCGCCAGAAAGTTGTAAAGATACAG GCGCATGTGAGAGGGTATCAGGTCAGGAAGCACTACAAGGTAATTTGCTGGGCTGTTGGAATCCTGGACAAAGTCGTACTAAGATGGCGAAGGAAAGGAGTTGGTTTGCGTGGTTTTCGGCATGAAACACAGTCCAGTGAAGAAAGTGAAGATGAAGATATTCTCAAGGTGTTCCGCAAACAGAAAGTGGATGGAGCCATTGATGAGGCTGTCTCGCGGGTGCTGTCCATGGTTGAGTCTCCAGAGGCACGCCAGCAGTATCATCGCATGCTGGAGAGGTACCATCAAGCTAAG GCTGAACTAGGTGGCACTAGTGGTGAAGCAGACGTACCGAATTCCCTTGATGATACATTCAATATAGAAGACATTGATATGTATCAGTTTCCCTAG
- the LOC117628986 gene encoding nuclear transport factor 2A, with protein MDPDSVAKAFVEHYYTLFDANRGALVNLYQEGSMLTFEGQKIQGSQNIVAKLTSLPFQQCQHSITTVDCQPSGPAGGMLVFVSGNLQLAGEQHALKFSQMFHLMPTPQGSFYVFNDIFRLNYA; from the exons ATGGATCCAGATTCGGTGGCCAAAGCATTCGTGGAGCATTACTATACGTTGTTCGACGCGAATCGCGGGGCCTTGGTGAATTTGTACCAGGAAGGTTCGATGTTGACCTTCGAAGGTCAGAAGATCCAAGGGTCACAAAACATCGTGGCCAAGCTTACAAGCCTCCCTTTCCAGCAGTGCCAGCACAGCATCACCACCGTCGATTGCCAGCCCTCTGGCCCTGCCGGCGGCATGCTCGTCTTCGTCAGCGGCAATCTCCAGCTCGCCGGTGAGCAGCATGCTCTCAAGTTCAGCCAG ATGTTCCATTTGATGCCTACTCCACAGGGAAGCTTCTATGTGTTCAATGACATTTTCCGGTTGAACTATGCATGA
- the LOC117628991 gene encoding uncharacterized protein LOC117628991 yields the protein MADWGPVVIAVVLFVLLSPGLLFQLPGRGRVVEFGSMHTSGISILVHTIIFFGLLTIFLIAVGVHIYTG from the coding sequence aTGGCGGATTGGGGGCCGGTAGTGATAGCAGTGGTGCTGTTCGTGCTGCTAAGTCCAGGGCTGTTGTTCCAGCTGCCTGGGAGGGGAAGAGTGGTGGAGTTCGGGAGCATGCATACCAGTGGGATTTCCATCCTCGTCCACACCATCATCTTCTTTGGCCTCCTCACCATCTTCCTCATCGCTGTTGGCGTTCACATCTACACTGGATGA
- the LOC117629001 gene encoding uncharacterized protein LOC117629001, producing MSDWGPVFVAVVLFVLLSPGLLFQLPGRHGCVEFGGFQTSGAAIMVHSLLYFALICVFLLAIKVHFYLG from the coding sequence ATGTCTGATTGGGGCCCGGTGTTCGTGGCAGTGGTTCTGTTTGTGCTGTTGTCTCCAGGTCTGCTTTTCCAGTTGCCTGGGCGCCATGGCTGCGTGGAGTTTGGGGGCTTTCAAACAAGTGGTGCAGCCATCATGGTTCACTCCCTCCTCTACTTTGCTCTCATTTGCGTCTTCTTGTTGGCCATCAAGGTCCATTTTTACCTTGGTTAA
- the LOC117628978 gene encoding uncharacterized protein LOC117628978, with protein sequence MMRRQDQQDQQDQQSRVFYELSALVLNLLRSPPTPIQFSNHSPVVPSSSPSSSRRPPAAATQISPAGFASLMLGISMALMLCGSVTFFIGFILMPWVLGLVMVFYVAGIVSSLSVLGKSILCYASAPSSPRKEIPAWKLL encoded by the exons ATGATGCGAAGGCAAGACCAGCAAGACCAACAAGACCAGCAATCGAGGGTTTTCTACGAGCTATCGGCTCTGGTTCTCAACCTCCTCCGATCTCCTCCCACGCCGATTCAGTTTTCCAATCACTCACCGGTGGTGCCCTCCTCTTCGCCGTCTTCGTCGAGGCGGCCGCCGGCGGCGGCGACGCAGATTTCGCCGGCGGGGTTCGCCTCGCTGATGCTGGGGATTTCGATGGCTCTGATGCTCTGTGGATCGGTGACTTTCTTCATTGGTTTCATATTGATGCCTTGGGTTCTCGGATTGGTTATGGTGTTCTACGTGGCTGGCATCGTCTCCAGCCTCTCTGTTTTGGGAAAGTCGATTCTTTGTTACGCGTCGGCCCCGTCATCACCGCGAAAGGAGATTCCTG CATGGAAGTTATTGTGA
- the LOC117628942 gene encoding calmodulin-binding transcription activator 4 isoform X2 → MMQSGYNINDLLQEAQTRWLKPAEVLYILQNHEKFTLASEPPQQPSSGSLFLFNKRVLRFFRRDGHHWRKKKDGRTVGEAHERLKVGNAETLNCYYAHGENNPNFQRRSYWMLDPAYEHIVLVHYREISEGKSSTGSFAQSPVSSSSFSHSPSSKTTQNRGSVSMISDLPEPYQNLSSPGSVEVNSDAAIKKNGRENPDKLYGTGESDSSAKFDVGQALRRLEEQLSLNEDSFNEFVDDNPNSDIMDRFNEFLDDTNGSDILEDHSDMTNQDQFTAFHGPEYVVHDQFYGGRVQMQDNTNNSGEHSQFIGQEFADRNKDSAPWKEVLDSCKPSSVVEPKEKCLYGLDTNEKLPSSFTSGPTEGQEHCQWLNSDGTNVKNFSLSLPEEVDSFKLSPYSSAMGTHSDYYTSLFEQGQTGTLDSDISLTVAQKQKFTIREISPEWGYATEATKVIIVGSFLCDPSDSAWSCMFGDVEVPAQIIQDGVLCCEAPPHLFGKVTICITSSNRVSCSEVREFEYRVKGSSGTNNSPPTETTKSAEELLLLVRFVQMLMSDSSMQNRDSVEPETLRRLKADDDSWDSIIEALLLGSGSASSNIYWLLEELLKDKLQQWLSSRSHGLDQTGCSLSKKEQGIIHMVAGLGFEWALNSILSCGVNINFRDINGWTALHWAARFGREKMVAVLIASGASAGAVTDPNSQDPIGKTPASIAAISGHKGLAGYLSEVSLTSHLSSLTLEESELSKGSAEVEAEITVNSISNRSLQGNEDQASLKNTLAAVRNAAQAAARIQSAFRAHSFRKRQHKEAGVSVDDYGISSDDIQGLSAMSKLAFRNPRDYNSAAVSIQKKYRGWKGRKDFLALRQKVVKIQAHVRGYQVRKHYKVICWAVGILDKVVLRWRRKGVGLRGFRHETQSSEESEDEDILKVFRKQKVDGAIDEAVSRVLSMVESPEARQQYHRMLERYHQAKAELGGTSGEADVPNSLDDTFNIEDIDMYQFP, encoded by the exons ATGATGCAATCAG GGTATAATATTAATGATTTGCTTCAAGAAGCTCAAACCCGTTGGCTGAAGCCTGCGGAAGTGCTCTACATATTACAGAACCATGAAAAGTTCACGCTCGCCTCAGAGCCCCCTCAACAGCCTAGTA GTGgatctttgtttctttttaacaAGAGGGTCCTTCGGTTCTTCCGTAGAGACGGGCACCATTGGCGTAAAAAGAAGGATGGAAGAACCGTTGGCGAAGCTCATGAACGACTTAAG GTTGGAAATGCTGAAACTTTAAATTGTTATTACGCACATGGAGAGAACAACCCAAATTTTCAGAGACGTAGCTACTGGATGCTAGATCC GGCATATGAGCACATTGTTCTTGTGCATTATAGAGAAATTAGTGAG GGAAAGTCCAGTACTGGATCTTTTGCACAATCACCAGtatcctcttcttccttcagCCATAGTCCGAGCTCTAAGACTACTCAAAATAGGGGCTCTGTCTCCATGATTAGTGATTTACCTGAACCTTATCAGAATTTATCAAGTCCAGGTTCTGTAGAAGTTAATTCAGATGCAGCcatcaagaaaaatggaaggGAAAACCCAGATAAGTTATATGGAACTGGGGAGTCAGATAGTTCAGCTAAGTTTGATGTTGGTCAAGCTTTGCGACGGCTCGAGGAGCAGTTAAGTTTGAATGAGGACAGCTTCAATGAATTTGTCGATGATAATCCAAATTCAGATATCATGGACAGGTTCAATGAATTTTTGGATGATACAAATGGTTCGGATATCCTGGAAGACCATAGTGATATGACCAATCAGGATCAGTTTACTGCCTTCCATGGACCAGAATATGTTGTACATGATCAGTTCTATGGTGGACGTGTTCAGATGCAAGATAATACAAACAATAGTGGTGAACATAGTCAATTTATTGGTCAGGAATTTGCAGATAGAAACAAAGACTCTGCACCTTGGAAAGAGGTTCTGGATTCATGTAAGCCTTCATCAGTTGTAGAGCCCAAGGAGAAATGCTTATACGGATTGGACACAAAT GAAAAGTTGCCATCTTCTTTCACGAGTGGACCAACTGAAGGTCAGGAGCATTGTCAGTGGTTAAATTCAGACGGAACTAATGTTAAAAACT TTTCTTTGTCATTGCCTGAAGAAGTTGACAGTTTCAAGCTTTCTCCATATTCCTCTGCGATGGGAACACATTCAGACTATTATACATCGTTGTTTGAGCAAGGCCAGACTGGAACTCTTGATTCAGATATCAGTTTGACTGTTgcacaaaagcaaaagtttACAATTCGGGAAATATCTCCAGAAtggggttatgccactgaggcCACAAAG GTCATCATTGTTGGATCTTTTCTGTGTGATCCATCAGATTCTGCATGGAGTTGTATGTTTGGTGACGTTGAAGTCCCTGCTCAGATCATTCAGGATGGTGTACTCTGTTGTGAAGCTCCTCCTCACCTTTTTGGGAAGGTGACTATCTGCATTACTTCAAGCAACCGGGTGTCCTGCAGTGAAGTCAGAGAGTTTGAGTATCGAGTTAAGGGCAGCAGTGGTACTAATAACTCGCCTCCAACAGAAACTACCAAGAGTGCTGAAGAGCTGTTATTACTTGTCAGGTTCGTTCAAATGCTCATGTCTGATTCATCAATGCAGAACAGAGATAGTGTTGAACCTGAGACCCTGAGGAGATTGAAAGCTGACGATGATTCATGGGATAGTATCATTGAGGCTTTATTACTCGGCAGTGGAAGTGCATCTAGTAACATATATTGGCTTTTGGAAGAGCTTTTGAAAGACAAGTTGCAGCAATGGCTTTCTTCCAGATCCCATGGACTTGACCAGACAGGTTGTTCCTTGTCCAAGAAAGAGCAAGGGATAATACACATGGTTGCTGGTTTGGGCTTTGAGTGGGCCTTAAACTCAATACTAAGTTGTGGAGTCAATATTAATTTCCGTGACATAAATGGATGGACTGCTCTGCATTGGGCCGCTCGTTTTGGAAG GGAAAAGATGGTTGCTGTACTTATAGCTTCCGGTGCATCAGCTGGAGCAGTGACGGATCCCAATTCCCAAGATCCAATTGGCAAAACTCCGGCATCTATTGCAGCCATCAGTGGGCATAAGGGACTTGCAGGCTATCTTTCAGAGGTCTCATTAACTAGCCATCTGTCATCCCTTACACTGGAAGAAAGTGAGCTTTCTAAAGGCTCCGCTGAGGTTGAAGCAGAAATAACTGTAAACAGCATCTCAAACAGAAGCCTTCAGGGCAATGAGGATCAGGCCTCACTTAAAAACACCTTGGCCGCTGTCCGGAATGCAGCTCAGGCTGCGGCACGCATACAATCTGCTTTCCGAGCACATTCTTTCAGAAAACGACAACATAAAGAAGCTGGTGTTAGTGTAGATGATTATGGTATCAGTTCAGATGACATTCAAGGGCTTTCAGCGATGTCAAAGCTAGCCTTTCGTAACCCACGTGATTACAATTCAGCTGCAGTATCTATTCAGAAGAAATATCGAGGCTGGAAAGGTCGCAAGGATTTCCTGGCCTTGCGCCAGAAAGTTGTAAAGATACAG GCGCATGTGAGAGGGTATCAGGTCAGGAAGCACTACAAGGTAATTTGCTGGGCTGTTGGAATCCTGGACAAAGTCGTACTAAGATGGCGAAGGAAAGGAGTTGGTTTGCGTGGTTTTCGGCATGAAACACAGTCCAGTGAAGAAAGTGAAGATGAAGATATTCTCAAGGTGTTCCGCAAACAGAAAGTGGATGGAGCCATTGATGAGGCTGTCTCGCGGGTGCTGTCCATGGTTGAGTCTCCAGAGGCACGCCAGCAGTATCATCGCATGCTGGAGAGGTACCATCAAGCTAAG GCTGAACTAGGTGGCACTAGTGGTGAAGCAGACGTACCGAATTCCCTTGATGATACATTCAATATAGAAGACATTGATATGTATCAGTTTCCCTAG